The following is a genomic window from Fundidesulfovibrio putealis DSM 16056.
AGGACGAACCAGATTCGCCCGCTCCTGAGCGCGCAGGCGCATCCCGCAAGCCCGAGCGCCGCGAAGGCCCAGCCCATGGGGATTTCGCCGCGATAGGCGAAGGCCGCGAACTCCTTGAGGGAGGACGCCACGAAATCCAGGTTGAACTTGGGCGTGAAGGTCGGGTCGCGCAGAAGCGCGAAGACGTTCAGCTGCCCCTGCGCCCAGGGCAGGTAGGCCGCACCGGCCAGGGCCAGGGCCAGGAAAAGCGTCCAGGCCAGGGCGAGGGCCTCGCGGCGATCCTCCCTCAAACGCCAGAAAAGGATAACAGCTGCGGCTGTCACTTGCGCGAAGATCAGTGTGGCGGCCATGTAGGAGGTGTAGAGCATGGCCGCAGCCAGCGCCCCGTACCACCACAGGAGTCTCCTGCGTCCCTCGGTCAGGGCCGTGTACAGCACATGCAGGGCCAGCAGGTTCTCCAGCATGAACAGCGAATAGGGGCGCACCTCGCGGCTGAAGTGCAGATGATAGACCGACACGGCCAGCATCAGGGCGGCCAGCAGGGCGCTCAGGCGGCCAAGGGGCTTGCGGCACAGCATGTAGACGGCCGGGACGGCGGCCACGCCAGCCAGCAGGCCGGGCAGGCGCATGAGCACGTCGGACTTGGCAACGGCGGCGAGCAAGTGGGTGAGGACGTGCGCCAGGGGCGGGAACAGCTCCACGCCGATGTCCGAAGGCCCGATGCTCTGGAGCACGGCCAGCATGTCAGGCAGGGGGCGAAGCGACGCGCCCACGGTGATGAACTCGTCCCACCACAGGGAGGGCTGCTCCATGTGCAGAAAGCGCAGCCACGCGGCCGCGAGGGTGATGAGCGCCACGAGGACGCGGTCGGTGCGGTCGGTCGAATCAGGTGTCACGGATGGGCCTTGCATGATGGTTGGTGTGCGTTCGTGGGATACGCAAGGTTCCCGGCAACTTCAAGCCATGATCGGACTTCGGAGGGCCGCCCGCCTGCACGAGGAAGTGTCTGGCCGATGCTACAGGATGACCCCGCCCGCCAGGGCGCGCCCGGAACCGTCGAACACCGCCGCCACCTGTCCGGGCGTGGGCTTTGGGATGGGATTGTCGAAGCGCAGGGACAAGAGGCCGTCGCGCGCCAGCGACGCCCGCACCGGAGCGGGGCGCTGGCGGTAGCAGGTCTGGGCCAGCGGCGCATCTGGCCACTCCTCGAAGGGGACCAGCAGGTTCACCTCGCGAACATGGCAGTCATGGGCATCAAGGCCGGACTTCGGACCCGCGATCAGCGCGTTCTCGCTGGCGATCTTGTCCAGCACGTACAGCGGCTCGCTCCAGGGGATGCCCAGGCCCTTGCGCTGTCCGATGGTGTGCCGCCACAGCCCCTGATGGCGGCCAATCTCGCGCCCGTCCGGCAGGCGCACCGGGCCGGGACCGGGGACGCGTGCGCCCTGGTCCTGCAGGAAGGCCCGGTAGTCGTCACCTGGGACGAAGCAGACCTCCTGGCTCTCCGAGGGCAGCGGCGGGGCAAGTCCGCGCGAGGCCAGGGCCGCCGGGACGTCGGCCTTGCGCCATTCCCCCAGCGGGAACAGGGCGCGCCGGAGTTTTTCCGGGGGCGTAAGCGTCAGGAAATAGCTCTGGTCCTTGGCGGGGTCGGCTCCGCGCAGGAGGCCCCCGCGCTCATCCTGGCGGGCGTAATGACCGGTGGCGATGCGCCCAGCGCCCAGGCGCACGGCCTCGTCCGCCAGCAGGCCGAACTTCATGTCCCGGTTGCAGGCGGCGCAGGGGTTGGGGGTGAGCCCTGCGGCGTAGGCGTCCATGAAGGGCTCAATCACCAAACGCCTGAACTCGCCGGAGAGGTCCACGGCGGCAAAGGGCACGCCGTGAGAGCGGCACAGATCGTCCAGCGCCCGCACGAGGCGGAGCTGGCGGTCGTCAGGGGGCAGGAAGTGGGCATGCAGGGCCAGCGCGTCGTGACCGGCCTCGCGTACGAGCGCCAGGGCCAGGAGGCTGTCCATGCCGCCGGATACGGCGACGGCTACGGTCATGGGGCGCACCTGTTCGTCATGGAGTGGTCTGGTAACAGGGAACGCCGAAAACCGGAACAGGGGCCGGACGCGCCCGCCCGGCTCCTGCTGCCCAAAACGTGCTCCCTGCTACCTCCCCAGCCGTTTCTCCAGCGCCGCCACGGCCAGGGTGGTCTTGATCACCGTGTCCGGATTGAGCGACATGCTCTGGATGCCGCACTCCACGATGAACTCCGCGAACTCCGGGTAGTCCGACGGGGCCTGCCCGCAGATGCCGATGTACTTGCCCTTGGCGTTGCACACCTCGATCACCTGTTTGACCATCTTCTTCACTGCGGGGTTTCGCTCGTCATACACATGGGCCACCAGCTCCGAGTCGCGGTCAACGCCCAGGATCAGCTGTGTCAGGTCGTTGGTGCCGATGGAGAAGCCGTCGAACACCTCCAGGAACTCCTCGGCCATGATGACGTTGGAGGGAATCTCGCACATGCCGATCACCCTCAGGCCGTTCTCGTCCTGCCTCAGGCCGTATCCGGCCATGGTGTCCACCACCCTGCGGGCCTCCTCCACGGTGCGCGGGAAAGGGATCATCACCTCCAGGTTCACAAGCCCCATCTCGTCGCGGATTTTCCGGATGGCCCGGCACTCCAGGGCGAAGGCCTCCTTGTAGGCGTCCGAGTAGTAGCGGCTGGCCCCGCGCCAGCCGATCATGGGGTTCTCCTCGCGCGGCTCGAACTGCGCGCCGCCGATCAGGTTGGCGTACTCGTTGGTCTTGAAATCCGACAGACGCACGATCACCGGCTTGGGATAGAAGGCGGCGGCCAGCATGCCCACGCCCTCGGCCAGCTTGTCTACGAAGTACTGGGCCTTGTCCTTGTAGGTGAAGGTCATGTCCGCGATGGTCTGTTTGGCCGCCTGGTCTGTGAGCGCGTCAAAGTGCAGCAGCGCCAGCGGGTGGATGCGGATGGCGGAGTTTATGATGAATTCCTCGCGCGCGAGCCCCACGCCGTCGTTTGGTATGAAGCTCTTCTCGAAGGCCTGGTCCGGTGCGGCCAGGTTCATGGTGATCTTGGTCTTGGGGCGCGGGATGTCCGAGAGGTTCAACTCCTCCACGGTGAAGTCCAGGAGCCCCCGGTATACGCGCCCATCCGCGCCCTGGGAGCAGTCCACGGTTATTTCCTGCCCCTCGGCGATCCGCTCGGTGCCGTGGCCGGTGCCCACCACGCAGGGGATGCCAAGCTCGCGCGAGACGATGGCCGCGTGGCAGGTGCGCCCGCCCCGGTTGGTGACGATGGCCGAGGCGATCTTCATGATGGGTTCCCAGTCCGGGTCGGTCATGTCCGTGACCAGCACCTCGCCACGCTTGAACTGCTTGATGTTGGCGGCCTCTTTTATGATGTGCGCGCCGCCCCTGCCGATCATCTCGCCCACGGCCTTGCCCACGGCCAGCACCTCGCCCGTCTGGCCGAGTACGTACTTGCGCAGCACGTTCACGTCCTTCTGGGAGTGAACCGTCTCTGGCCGTGCCTGCACGATGAACAGCTCGTCCGTGACGCCGTCCTTGGCCCACTCGATGTCCATGGGCTTTAAGTGTCCTGCCCTGGCGGAGTAGTGGTCCTCGATGACCATGGCCATGCGGGCCAGCTCGAGCACCTCGTTGTCCGTGACCACCAGCCTGCGCCGGTCGGACAGGGGCACGTCCACGTTCTTGGTGGGGGACTTGGCGTCATCCGTGTAGACCATCTTGATGGCCTTCTCGCCGGTCTTTCGCATGATCACTGGCCTGAATCCCAGGCGCAGCGTGGGCTTGAACACGTAGTACTCGTCGGGGCTGACAGCGCCCTGCACCACGTTCTCGCCCAGGCCCCACGCGCCGGTTATGTACACCGCGTCCTTGAAGCCGGACTCCGTGTCGATGGAGAACATGACGCCAGACGAGGCCAGGTCCGAGCGCACCATCTTCTGCACCGCGATGGACAGGGCGATGGCGAAGTGGTCGAAGCCTTTGTCCACCCGGTAGGAGATGGCGCGGTTGGTGAAAAGCGAGGCGAAGCAGCGCTGGCAGGCCTCCATCAGTTCTTCCACGCCGTGGATGTTCAGGTAGGTCTCCTGCTGCCCCGCGAAGGAGGCGTCTGGCAGGTCCTCGGCGGTGGCCGAGGAACGCACGGCCACGTCGCAGCTTGCGCCGTAGCGCTTTTCAAGCTCGGCGTAGGCCTGCTCGATGGCCCGGCGCAACTCGTCCGGGAAAGCCAGCGAGCGCACCAGGGCGCGCACCTTGCGGCCGCGCTGGGCCAGATTTTCCATGTCGTGGGTGTTCAGGTCGTTCAGGATGCTGCGGATCTTGCGCGCGGCGTCGTTGTGGTCCAGCAGGAGCCGGTAGGCCGTGGCGGTCACGGCGAAACCGCCCGGCACGCGCACGCCCTTGGGGCCGAGTTCGCGGACCATCTCGCCCAGGGAGGCGTTCTTACCGCCCACCAGGGGCACGTCGTCTATGGTGATATCTTCGAACCAGAGGATGAGTGCGGTGTTGCGGTCCATGAGGGGCCTCCTCGGGAGTGATTGCCGCATGGATAGCACGGGGGCGGGGATGATGAGAAGAGGCTGCGGGGCGTCACTTCCCCAATATGCTGGTGACGATGTTGTCCCAGGTGCCGTCTTCGCGCATGGAGCGCAGCGCAGCGTTGAACTCCGCCAATGTTTGTTTCATATGCTCCTGTCTGGAAAACGCGAGGAACGCCGGGGTGACGCTGAAGGGCTTCTCCTGGATGGTGAACTTGTCGCGGGACCCTGTTCCGGCCATGGCGGAAAATGCCGCCTCGCGCACGCATAGGATCACGTCGATGCGCTGGGCGCGCAGCTTTTCCAGGTTCTGGCCGTCGCCGTCGGCTTCCTCCACCTGGAACACGCCCGCCTTGCGCGCAGCCTCGAATTCGTCGCCGTAGGTCCAGCCTCTGCTGATGCCCAGCATCTTCCCGCGCAGGGATTCGATCCCCTCGTACTTCAGGCCGCTGCCTGCGCGGGTCACCACCAGGAGCGTTTCCTCGAAGAGGGAGTCGCTGTAGTCGTATTTGTGCAGCCGCTCCTCGGTTTTGTAGATTCCCGCCACTCCTGCATGTCCGTCATCCATGGAGATGAGCGCCCGCTTCCAGGGAAGGGCTTCCAGGGTCACTGGCTGGCCCATGCGCGTGAAGGCCTCCGCGATGATCGCGGGGTAGATGCCCACAGCCTTGTTGTCGGCGGCGTACATGAACGGAGGGTTGGCCTGATCGAACAGGATGCGCAGAGGTTGCGTCCAGCCAGAGGACGCCTGGAGAAGAATGGCCGCAAAGGCCAGGGTGATGATGCGCAGCAGCATGGGATACCCCGACGATATTCAAAGAATAACTCCTGCAAGTTCATTGGTAAAGTGCGAAATAAAAACCCCCCGGAACTTTTGTTCCGGGGGGTTGCTGATTCATGTCGTGAGGAAGTTGACCTTAGTACGCTTCGTCGTACTCCACGCTCTTCTCATTCACCTTGTGGTTGAAGGTCTTGTACACCCACGCCTGATACAAGATGACGATGGGCACGAAGGTAAGCGCCACCACCAGCATGATCTTCAGCGTCAGCGGCGAGGACGAGCTGTTGGCGATGGTCATGGACCAGGCCGGGTTCAGGCTGGAGGGCAAGAGTTTCGGGAACAGCCCCACCACGCCGAACAGCGCAACGCCCGCGATGGTCACGGCGCTGGCGGTCCAGGCTGCGGCGAAGCGGTGCTGCCCGATGTACACGCGCTGCATCAGCAGGCCGCCCACGGGCAGGGCCAGGATGAGCATCAAGAGGGGGTTGTCCAGGTAGTTCTGGAAGAGCTGCGTGGCGACCGCAGAGAACACCAGGAACAACACGGCGATCAGGAGCAGCGCGGGCCAGATCTTCTCGGCCACGCGCATGGCCCGCTCGCGCAGGACGCCTTCGGTCTTGCAGCACAGGTACAGCGCCCCGTGCATGATGAAGGCGCACACGAACAGCACGCCGCCGCACAGGCCGTAGGGGTTCAGCAGAGTGAACAGGGTGCCCTGGTAGACGCCGTCCTTGTCGATGGGGATGCCCTTGAAGATGTTGGCGAAGGCCACGCCCAGGAGCAGCGCCGGGAGGAAGCTGCCCACGAAGTGGATGTTGTCCCAGAGCTTGCGCATGCCGGGCGTCTCCATCTTGGAGCGGAACTCGAAGGAGATGCCCCGGAAGATGAGCGCGAACAGAAGGAGCATCAGCGCCGAGTACATGGCCGAGAACAGCACTGCGTAGGTTCCGGGGAAGGCCGCGAAGGTCACGCCGCCGGCAGTGATGAGCCAGACCTCGTTGCCGTCCCAGAAGGGGCCGACGGAGTTCATGAGGATGCGTTTTTCAACGTCGTTCTTGGCGATGACCGGCGAAAGCATGCCCACGCCCAGATCGAAGCCGTCCAGCACGAAGTAGACGGCCCACAACACGCCCCATAAGAGAAACCAGATGGTTCCGAGTTCCATGTCATTCTCCTTGAGGTTAGTGGACCGGGCCCTGCTTGGCGTACTTCACCAAGAGGTAGATGTCGACGATGCCCAGGAAGGCGTACACGATGATGAACGCCGCCAGCGAGATGGCCACCTGGGAGGGGTCCACCGGGGAGACCGCGTCCTTGGTCCGCATGAGCCCGTGGACGATCCAGGGCTGACGTCCCACCTCGGCCACGGCCCAGCCCGCCTGGATGGCGATGTAGGGCAGCGGCAAGGCCCAGATCATGGCGCGCAGATAGGCGGGGTATTCGGTCAGCTTGTTGGATTTCCACCAGCCGAAGAACGCCAGGAGCGGGAACAGCGTCCCCAGGATCACCATGATGCGGAAGCTCCAGAAGGTGATGCCCACGGGGGGACGGTCTTCGGGCTTGAAGTCCAGAAGTCCTTTCACCTCGGCGTTGGGGTCGTTGAAGGCCAGCATGGACAAGAGGCCCGGGATGCCGAAGGCTTCCACCGAGTTCTTCTCGTTGGCCGCGTCGGGGATGGTCAGCAGGTACATGGGGGCGTTTTTCTGGGTGTGCCAGTGCGCTTCCATGGCCGCGAGCTTGGCGGGCTGGATCTGGGCGACCTCGTTGCCGTGCAGGTGGCCATGCGCGACCAGCACCACTGAGAAGATCAGCGACATCACCGCCCCGTACTTGAAGGAGCTGGTGAAGAACGTCACTTCGTTCTTGCGCAGCAGGTGCCAGGAGGACACCGCCATCACGAAGAAGCCCGACAGCAAAAACGCCGCCGACAGCGTGTGGATGTACTGGCTCCAGGCGAAGGGGTTGGTGATCAGCGCCACGAAGTCGTCGAGCTCGGCGCGTCCGTTTCGCATCACGTAGCCCAGCGGGTTCTGCATGAAGCCGTTGGCGATGATGATCCACAGGGCCGAGAGGTTGGCCGCGAAGGCCGCCAGACAGATGGCTGTGGCGTGCATGCGTTTGGAGAGCTTGTCCCAGCCGAACACCCACACGCCGATCATGGTGGATTCCAGGAAGAACGCCACGGATGCCTCGATGGCCAGCAGGGGGCCGAAGATGTCGCCCACGTAGGCCGAATAGCGCGACCAGTTGGTGCCGAACTGGAATTCGAGGGTTATGCCGGTGACGATGCCTATTGCGAAGTTGATGAGAAAGAGTTTGCCCCAGTACTTGGCCATCTTCTTGTACATTTCATCGCCGGTGCGGACGTATTTTGTCTCCATGAGCGCAACGATGATGGAGAGTCCCAGCGTCAGCGGAACGAAGATGAAATGGAAGAAGGTGGCGGCGGCAAACTGCAAACGGGAAAGCATCAAGGTGTCCATGCGCCTTCTCTCCTATGCCTGGCCGGTTGAAAGGTGATGCCTGTTGTCACGATTGATTGATCCGAACTCCAATTCCTTAACCACTCACTGCACTGCTTCGCCGCACTCTGGACAAACTGCGCGGCATCCGGCTCTCAGGGGAGTCTGGCCACGGGGACGTTGCGTTTGGCGTGCACGTCGGAGCCGGGGCAGTCGTCGCTGGCCGCCAGATCCGAAAAGCTCGCCGAACGCAGCGTGTCCCGAAACTGCGTCCTGGCCTTGTCCCAGACGCGGTGCACGGCGCAGAAACGGCTGCGTCCGCATTCCTGGGGCCTGGAAAGACACTCATTCACCAGTATTTCTCCGTCGATGGCTTCCACGACCATTAGCAGAGAAATATCGCCCGGGGGAAGCGCCAATTCATAACCGCCGCGCGCTCCCTGGCGCACCACCAGGACGCCCGCCTTGGCCAGGCCCTGGACGATCTTGCCCAGGAAGGCCATGGGGATGTCCATGGCCTCGGACACCTCGCGGCGGCTGGCCAGTTGCCCCGGGGGGCGTTTGGCCAGGTAGAGCACGCAGCGGATGGCGTATTCGGCGGCACGGGTCAGTTTCATGCGGTTCCTCAGTAGGACAAATAAGAGCTTGTTTGTCTCATATGCCTATGCCTGAAACCTGTCAACGCGAATCAGGGGAATATGCGGTATTTTTCCGAGCAATGCCGCAGGGATTTCCTGCGCGCCGAGGCAGAGGCAGCGGGTTGTCAATGTCAGGGGGCATGAAGCCATCAGGTCCGCGCCGGGGCGGCGCCGGGAATCAACCCGCGTGGAGACTCAGGACAGACCTAAATCTGCATTGAGGTCTTGAAGGCAAGGGCGTGAGGTTCTGCAATATGTCTGCAGGCGTACCCATGTTTAGCAGGGGGGTGCTGCTAGGGCTTGTTCTTGTCCAGCGGGGCCACAGCCTGAAGCCAGGGCATGTGCCTGCGCAGGGTCATGGCCAGGCCCTCGGCCAGGGCGCGGTTCACCCAGGTTTTCAGGAGCTTGTGCAGTGAGACGTCCACCTGTCCCAGGTACCAGAAGGCCCCCATGCACAAAACCAGGGCGATGAGCCCGGCGATGAGTCCGGGAGGCTGGCCGGTAATGGCTGTCCAGCGGTCCAGTACCAGGATGATGATGTTGGAGTGCACAAGGTAGAGCGCGTAGGAGTAGTCGCCCAGTTGCGCCAGCAGTCTGGGGGAGCGCACCCGGCTCTCCAGGCGGATGAGCCAGTCGATGAGCAGGCAGGAAATCACGCCCAGGGTGTACAGCACGGCGTAGGCCTGCGAGTACAGCACCGAGATGACGCAGGTGGTCGCCAGGGCCACCTGGGCGGCCCAGGCCTGCGTCGCGGGTTCGTTTCTGCGCTGGATGTAATAGAATGTCAGCGCGCCCAGGATGAAGGAGTAGTTCCAGATGGAGAGCCAGATGGAGGCGACGTTCGGCAGCGGCTTGGGCGGCGTGAAGCCGGAGATGTCCGAGAGGATCACCGCGAACAGCCATGCCAGCAGGAACGCCGGGAAGTGCCGGTTCCATTTCGGGCGGCAGAAGAAGGCGCAGATGAAATAGTACCAGATCTCGTAGACCAGGGTCCATTCTATGCCCAGCTTGTAGCTCTTGCCCATGCCGAAGGGCAGCAGGGAAAGAACGGCGGGGAGGTTGTCGAAATCAAGCGGCATGCTGGTGAAGGCACGCAACACAAACGATATGGCCACCACCAGGAAGTAGGTGGGATAGACGCGCAGCAGGCGTTGCACCAGGAAGTTGGGAGCGCAGCGGTCCACCAGGAAGGCCATGAAATAACCGGATATTGCGAAAAAACCGCAGGGGATGCCGCCGAAGATGTTCGGCATGAAGTCAAAAAGGGACGGATCGCCCGAGCGTGCGAGATATATCTTGATATGCATGAACACGACGCCCACGCATAGCAGGCCTCGAAGGGCTTGGATCAGAGTATAAGTCATTCTTTATGATGCTGGTTAGGGCAAGGTGAGCTAAATGCTCAAACTGACAGGATAAAGTATCCAAAGGCAAGATTTAGCAAATTTCCAGGGCACGGTCAACGCGGACAGTGCAACAGACGCGGCGGTCCGATGCCCGCATGCAAGACAGAGCCGGGCGTATTGGGCTCAGTTACAGTCGCTGGAACATGCAAAAGGGGGACGGCCAAGCCGCCCCCCTTTGAGATGCGCTATGTGATTCAGGAGGCTGCGATCTTGGCCTGGAGAGTCTTGGCCACGTTGCGGCCCATCTCCACGCAGGCCTTGAGCTGGTCGTGGGTGGGCCTGTTCTTGGCGCGCACGCCTTCCACCATGTCGAAGTGCATGGCGGCCAGGGCTTCGTTTACCAGTTTGAGGGACTCGCCGCTCCAGCCATAGGAGCCAAACGCCGCAGCGACCTTGTTCAGGGGCTTCAGGCCCTTCATGTAGGTCAGCATGGCTGAGACCAGGGGCAGCACGCCGTTGTTGTGGGTGGCGGAGCCCACCACGACCGCCCCGGCCTCGAACACCTCGGCCATCACGTCGGAGTGGTGGTCGGACTTGAGCGACATCACCCGCACGGGGGTTCCGGCCTCGACCAGCCCTTCGGCGATGGCGTGGGCCATCCTCTCGGTGGAGCGCCACATGGTGTCGTAGAACACCACGGCACGGTTGACGGGCTTTTGCAGGGCGAAGCGGCGGTAGTCGTCCAGCACGCGGGCCACGCCCTCGCCGCGCCAGATCAGGCCGTGGTCCGGGGCGATCATGTCCACGGGCCAGCCCAGCTTGCCGAATTCGTCCAGGAGCTTCAGCGTCACGGAGGAGAAGGGCAGCACGATGTTGGCGTAGTAGCGCGACAGCTGCCTGGCCAGTTCGCCCTGGTCCACCTCGTCGGCGAAGCGCGCGGAGGTGGCGTAGTTCTGGCCGAAGGCGTCGGAGGAGATAAGGAGCTTGTCTTCCTCCACGTAGGTCATCATGGAGTCGGGCCAGTGCAGCATGCGGGTTTCGACGAAGCGCAGGGTGCGGCTGCCGATGGAGACGCTGTCGCCGGTCTTGACCACCTGGAGCGGCCAGCCCGAAATGTCGTAGTATTCCTTGAGGGCCTTTTCGCCCATGACAGAGCAGAAGATCTTCTCGGGCTTGCAGGCTTTCACCAGCTCGGGCAGCGCGCCGGAGTGGTCGGGCTCCACGTGGTTGACCACGATGTAGTCCACCTCGGAGGGCGGCATCACGTGGGCGATGTTGCACAGAAGTTTCCCGGCGAAACGGTCTTCAACCGTGTCGATGACGGTGTTCTTCTGGTCCTTGATGAGAAACGCGTTGTATGTGGTGCCCTGGGGGGACAGGGAGTAGCCGTGGAAGTTGCGGCGGTCCCAGTCCACGGCGCCAATCCAGTATATGTCTTTTTTGATCTCGGCGGCAGTCATTTCGGTACCTCGAAAGGGGGGGGATGGAAGAAAGGCAAAGGGCCCGCCGCCCGGCGGGGCGGCGGGCCCTTTGCAAGACGGGCTTATTCCTTGACGAATTCGCTTTTGGGTGCTCCGCAGACGGGACAGGCCCAGTCGTCGGGCACTTTATCCCAGCTGGTGCCGGGGGAGACGCCGTTTTCGGGGTCGCCCTCGGCGGGATCGTACACATATCCACAGACGTTGCAGACGTACTTATCCATGTGGCCTCCTGAAGAAATGTCGGGAGCAAGCTACCATCTTTTGGCCCTCAGCGCCGGGTTCGCCCAAGGGCGAATCCTTGCCTGAGCGGCAAAGAGGTCAAGGCTCCTGACTACAATCGAAGCGGCGTAACGCTCCGAACAAGCGGGCTATACCCGGTTTACCAGCCGTTGTGAATGGGTTTGGGCATCTGCCTGGGAGGAGATGACTACAAAGCCCGGCTCACGGTTTTAATTCTATCTTTCCAACAGGGGGACATTGTCAAGCCTGAAGTGCTTGTCGCGATTCGCTCTGGCCCGAAAATTTTTCCGCAAGCCTCGCCAGATGGTTGGACATGTCGCGCACGGAGCTGATGCGCTGGTTGGCCTCTTGGATGCGTGCGGCGATGTCCTGCGAAAGGCCGTTGATGTGGCCCACGTTCTCGTTGATGGTCTCGCTGGTGGAGGACTGCTCCTCTGCCGCCGAGGCGATGGTCCGTATCATGTCCGCGATGCGGTTGGACTGCTCCACGATGTCCGCAAAGACCTTGCCGGTTCCCTCGGCCATGGCGGCAGCCTGCTCCACGGCGTCCTTGGTGCCTGCCATGCCGGATGCCGCGCGGCTGGTGCCGTCCTGGATCTGCGTGACCGCCTGGGCCACTTCGGCGGTGGCCTGCATGGTCTTCTCTGCCAGTTTGCGCACCTCGTCGGCCACCACGGCGAAGCCTCGCCCGGCGTCACCGGCTCGGGCCGCCTCGATGGCCGCGTTCAGGGCCAGCAGGTTGGTCTGGTCGGCGATGTCGCCCACCACGTCCATGATCCTGCCGATGTTCATGGCGCGGTCCTTGAGCTCTCCCAGCGAACCGGCCAGCTCTTCGGCCCTCGATGCCACCAGGCGCGTCTCGCTGGCTGTGCGGGTGACCTCCTGTCCGCCTTCCCTGGCCACGGTGTTGGCCTTGTCCGAGGCCTTGGCGGTCTCCCCGGCGTTTCTGGCCACTTCGAGCACCGTGTCGTTCATCTGGTCCATGGCCTTGGTCAGCGTGGAGGTCTGTGCGGCGGTCTCATCCACGCTTGAAGCCAGCGATTCCATCTGCTGGGACAGCTCCCTGGCGGATGAGGACAGGTCGGCCGACACGCGGCGCACTTCCTGGGCCACCTCCATGAGGTTCATGCGCTGTTCCTCGATGCGCAGCTTGGCCTCTTCTTCCTCCGTGAGGTCCATGAACACGGCGATGACGCCCAGGGCCTGCCCTTTCGCGCCGCGCAGGGGCGAAA
Proteins encoded in this region:
- a CDS encoding tRNA-specific 2-thiouridylase, with amino-acid sequence MTVAVAVSGGMDSLLALALVREAGHDALALHAHFLPPDDRQLRLVRALDDLCRSHGVPFAAVDLSGEFRRLVIEPFMDAYAAGLTPNPCAACNRDMKFGLLADEAVRLGAGRIATGHYARQDERGGLLRGADPAKDQSYFLTLTPPEKLRRALFPLGEWRKADVPAALASRGLAPPLPSESQEVCFVPGDDYRAFLQDQGARVPGPGPVRLPDGREIGRHQGLWRHTIGQRKGLGIPWSEPLYVLDKIASENALIAGPKSGLDAHDCHVREVNLLVPFEEWPDAPLAQTCYRQRPAPVRASLARDGLLSLRFDNPIPKPTPGQVAAVFDGSGRALAGGVIL
- a CDS encoding acyltransferase family protein; protein product: MTYTLIQALRGLLCVGVVFMHIKIYLARSGDPSLFDFMPNIFGGIPCGFFAISGYFMAFLVDRCAPNFLVQRLLRVYPTYFLVVAISFVLRAFTSMPLDFDNLPAVLSLLPFGMGKSYKLGIEWTLVYEIWYYFICAFFCRPKWNRHFPAFLLAWLFAVILSDISGFTPPKPLPNVASIWLSIWNYSFILGALTFYYIQRRNEPATQAWAAQVALATTCVISVLYSQAYAVLYTLGVISCLLIDWLIRLESRVRSPRLLAQLGDYSYALYLVHSNIIILVLDRWTAITGQPPGLIAGLIALVLCMGAFWYLGQVDVSLHKLLKTWVNRALAEGLAMTLRRHMPWLQAVAPLDKNKP
- a CDS encoding RrF2 family transcriptional regulator: MKLTRAAEYAIRCVLYLAKRPPGQLASRREVSEAMDIPMAFLGKIVQGLAKAGVLVVRQGARGGYELALPPGDISLLMVVEAIDGEILVNECLSRPQECGRSRFCAVHRVWDKARTQFRDTLRSASFSDLAASDDCPGSDVHAKRNVPVARLP
- the ppsA gene encoding phosphoenolpyruvate synthase — encoded protein: MDRNTALILWFEDITIDDVPLVGGKNASLGEMVRELGPKGVRVPGGFAVTATAYRLLLDHNDAARKIRSILNDLNTHDMENLAQRGRKVRALVRSLAFPDELRRAIEQAYAELEKRYGASCDVAVRSSATAEDLPDASFAGQQETYLNIHGVEELMEACQRCFASLFTNRAISYRVDKGFDHFAIALSIAVQKMVRSDLASSGVMFSIDTESGFKDAVYITGAWGLGENVVQGAVSPDEYYVFKPTLRLGFRPVIMRKTGEKAIKMVYTDDAKSPTKNVDVPLSDRRRLVVTDNEVLELARMAMVIEDHYSARAGHLKPMDIEWAKDGVTDELFIVQARPETVHSQKDVNVLRKYVLGQTGEVLAVGKAVGEMIGRGGAHIIKEAANIKQFKRGEVLVTDMTDPDWEPIMKIASAIVTNRGGRTCHAAIVSRELGIPCVVGTGHGTERIAEGQEITVDCSQGADGRVYRGLLDFTVEELNLSDIPRPKTKITMNLAAPDQAFEKSFIPNDGVGLAREEFIINSAIRIHPLALLHFDALTDQAAKQTIADMTFTYKDKAQYFVDKLAEGVGMLAAAFYPKPVIVRLSDFKTNEYANLIGGAQFEPREENPMIGWRGASRYYSDAYKEAFALECRAIRKIRDEMGLVNLEVMIPFPRTVEEARRVVDTMAGYGLRQDENGLRVIGMCEIPSNVIMAEEFLEVFDGFSIGTNDLTQLILGVDRDSELVAHVYDERNPAVKKMVKQVIEVCNAKGKYIGICGQAPSDYPEFAEFIVECGIQSMSLNPDTVIKTTLAVAALEKRLGR
- a CDS encoding substrate-binding periplasmic protein, producing the protein MLLRIITLAFAAILLQASSGWTQPLRILFDQANPPFMYAADNKAVGIYPAIIAEAFTRMGQPVTLEALPWKRALISMDDGHAGVAGIYKTEERLHKYDYSDSLFEETLLVVTRAGSGLKYEGIESLRGKMLGISRGWTYGDEFEAARKAGVFQVEEADGDGQNLEKLRAQRIDVILCVREAAFSAMAGTGSRDKFTIQEKPFSVTPAFLAFSRQEHMKQTLAEFNAALRSMREDGTWDNIVTSILGK
- a CDS encoding cytochrome ubiquinol oxidase subunit I, whose product is MDTLMLSRLQFAAATFFHFIFVPLTLGLSIIVALMETKYVRTGDEMYKKMAKYWGKLFLINFAIGIVTGITLEFQFGTNWSRYSAYVGDIFGPLLAIEASVAFFLESTMIGVWVFGWDKLSKRMHATAICLAAFAANLSALWIIIANGFMQNPLGYVMRNGRAELDDFVALITNPFAWSQYIHTLSAAFLLSGFFVMAVSSWHLLRKNEVTFFTSSFKYGAVMSLIFSVVLVAHGHLHGNEVAQIQPAKLAAMEAHWHTQKNAPMYLLTIPDAANEKNSVEAFGIPGLLSMLAFNDPNAEVKGLLDFKPEDRPPVGITFWSFRIMVILGTLFPLLAFFGWWKSNKLTEYPAYLRAMIWALPLPYIAIQAGWAVAEVGRQPWIVHGLMRTKDAVSPVDPSQVAISLAAFIIVYAFLGIVDIYLLVKYAKQGPVH
- the cydB gene encoding cytochrome d ubiquinol oxidase subunit II, with the protein product MELGTIWFLLWGVLWAVYFVLDGFDLGVGMLSPVIAKNDVEKRILMNSVGPFWDGNEVWLITAGGVTFAAFPGTYAVLFSAMYSALMLLLFALIFRGISFEFRSKMETPGMRKLWDNIHFVGSFLPALLLGVAFANIFKGIPIDKDGVYQGTLFTLLNPYGLCGGVLFVCAFIMHGALYLCCKTEGVLRERAMRVAEKIWPALLLIAVLFLVFSAVATQLFQNYLDNPLLMLILALPVGGLLMQRVYIGQHRFAAAWTASAVTIAGVALFGVVGLFPKLLPSSLNPAWSMTIANSSSSPLTLKIMLVVALTFVPIVILYQAWVYKTFNHKVNEKSVEYDEAY